Proteins from a single region of Platichthys flesus chromosome 16, fPlaFle2.1, whole genome shotgun sequence:
- the mosmoa gene encoding uncharacterized protein C16orf52 homolog B: MDKLTIISGCLFLAADIFAIASIANPDWINTGESAGALTVGLVRQCQTIHGRDRTCIPPRLPPEWVTTLFFIIMGIISLTVTCGLLVASHWRREATKYARWIAFTGMILFCMAALIFPIGFYINEVGGQPYKLPNNTVVGSSYVLFVLSIFFTIVGLLFAGKVCLPG, translated from the exons ATGGATAAACTCACGATCATTTCAGGGTGCCTCTTTCTGGCTGCAGATATCTTTGCAATAGCCAGTATTGCAAACCCGGACTGGATCAACACTGGTGAATCggcag gtgcCCTAACGGTCGGTCTAGTCCGGCAATGTCAGACCATCCACGGCCGAGACCGGACCTGCATCCCACCGCGGCTGCCCCCAGAGTGGGTCACCACActtttcttcatcatcatggGCATCATCTCCCTCACAGTCACCTGTGGACTGCTGGTGGCATCACACTGGCGCAGAGAAGCCACCAAATACGCCCGCTGGATTGCCTTCACTGGCA TGATCCTCTTCTGTATGGCGGCACTCATCTTCCCTATAGGCTTCTATATCAACGAGGTGGGAGGTCAGCCGTACAAGCTGCCCAACAACACAGTGGTCGGCTCCTCGTACGTGCTGTTtgtcctctccatcttcttcaccATAGTGGGACTGCTGTTTGCCGGCAAAGTTTGCCTCCCGGGCTGA